The following coding sequences are from one Microbulbifer sp. TB1203 window:
- the mrdA gene encoding penicillin-binding protein 2, with product MHDLHFKDHLTEQRLFRNRMLVALVGVAVLLGVLVARLYNLQVVNYDDYRTQSDENRIQVRPVAPTRGLIYDRNGALLADNRPSYTLAIVHERIRNMDATLELLGQLVRLEDSDVQKFRKRLQRRRPFEPIPLRFRLNEDEIARISVNEFRLPGVSVEAELVRYYPLADLFAHSVGYVGRISERDLAQFSEEDVRRYSGTQSIGKVGLERSYEDLLLGEVGYENVETNARGRVLRVLERHDPKPGTELTLHLDARLQKVATEALGDNRGAVVAIDVNTGGVLAFVSKPSFDPNLFVTGISFNDYRALSDSLDVPLFNRALQGQYPPGSTLKPMMGLGGLADGVVTAETTIKDPGFYRLPNDTRRYRDWKRWGHGDKVDLIQALTESCDVYFYDMAHKWNIDRMHDIASRFGLGAKTGIDLPVERPGLFPSRAWKRGARGLPWFPGDSLNAVLGQGFVLATPLQLAVMTATLANRGTHYKPQVVMAVDGVEQPPEVLHHVEARPEHWKLVFEGMESVVNSPKGTGKKAGAGLDFRVAGKSGTAQVVGIAQGERYDSEALKERHRDHALFVAFAPVDDPQIAVAVLVENGEGGGAVAAPVARELFFDWMSRPMENTVRAAEADDEEVSRG from the coding sequence ATGCACGATCTGCACTTCAAAGACCACCTCACCGAGCAGCGGCTGTTCCGCAACCGCATGCTGGTGGCGCTCGTGGGGGTGGCGGTGTTGCTGGGGGTGCTGGTGGCGCGCCTCTACAACCTGCAGGTGGTCAACTATGACGACTACCGCACCCAGTCCGACGAGAACCGCATCCAGGTGCGCCCCGTGGCGCCCACCCGCGGGCTGATCTACGACCGCAACGGCGCCCTGCTGGCGGACAACCGCCCCAGTTATACCCTGGCCATCGTCCACGAGCGGATCCGCAACATGGACGCCACCCTGGAGCTGCTCGGCCAGTTGGTGCGCCTGGAAGACAGCGACGTACAGAAATTCCGCAAGCGCCTGCAGCGGCGGCGGCCGTTCGAGCCGATACCGCTGCGATTTCGCCTCAACGAGGACGAAATCGCGCGCATCAGCGTCAACGAGTTCCGCCTGCCCGGCGTGTCCGTGGAAGCGGAACTGGTGCGCTACTACCCCCTCGCCGACCTCTTCGCCCACAGCGTGGGCTACGTGGGCCGCATCAGCGAGCGCGATCTGGCCCAGTTCAGCGAAGAGGACGTGCGCCGCTACAGCGGTACCCAGAGCATCGGCAAGGTGGGGCTGGAACGCTCCTACGAGGACCTGCTGCTGGGCGAGGTGGGTTACGAGAATGTGGAGACCAACGCCCGCGGGCGAGTGCTGCGGGTACTGGAGCGCCACGACCCCAAGCCGGGCACGGAACTGACCCTGCACCTCGATGCGCGCCTGCAGAAAGTGGCCACCGAGGCATTGGGGGACAACCGCGGCGCGGTGGTGGCCATCGATGTGAACACCGGCGGCGTGCTGGCGTTCGTCAGCAAGCCGTCCTTCGACCCCAACCTGTTCGTCACCGGGATCAGCTTCAACGACTATCGCGCGCTCAGCGACTCTCTCGACGTGCCGCTGTTCAATCGCGCCCTGCAGGGGCAGTACCCCCCGGGCTCCACCCTCAAGCCGATGATGGGCCTGGGGGGGCTGGCCGACGGGGTGGTCACCGCCGAAACCACCATCAAGGATCCGGGGTTCTACCGGCTGCCCAACGATACCCGGCGCTATCGGGACTGGAAACGCTGGGGCCACGGTGACAAGGTGGACTTGATCCAGGCGCTGACGGAGAGCTGCGACGTCTACTTCTACGATATGGCCCACAAGTGGAACATCGACCGCATGCACGATATCGCCAGCCGCTTCGGCCTGGGGGCGAAAACCGGTATCGATCTGCCGGTGGAGCGCCCCGGCCTCTTCCCCTCGCGGGCGTGGAAGCGCGGTGCCCGCGGCCTGCCCTGGTTCCCCGGGGACAGCCTGAACGCGGTGCTGGGGCAGGGTTTCGTGCTGGCCACGCCCCTGCAACTGGCGGTGATGACCGCCACCCTGGCCAACCGCGGCACCCACTACAAACCCCAGGTGGTGATGGCGGTGGACGGCGTGGAGCAGCCTCCGGAAGTGCTGCACCACGTGGAGGCCAGGCCGGAGCACTGGAAACTGGTGTTCGAGGGGATGGAATCCGTGGTCAACAGCCCCAAGGGTACCGGCAAGAAGGCTGGTGCGGGGCTGGATTTTCGAGTCGCCGGCAAGTCCGGCACCGCCCAGGTGGTGGGCATCGCCCAGGGCGAGCGCTACGACTCCGAGGCATTGAAAGAGCGCCACCGGGACCACGCACTGTTTGTGGCCTTCGCGCCGGTGGACGATCCGCAGATCGCGGTGGCGGTGCTGGTGGAGAACGGCGAGGGCGGCGGCGCGGTGGCCGCACCGGTGGCCCGGGAGCTGTTTTTCGACTGGATGTCGCGCCCGATGGAAAACACCGTGCGCGCCGCCGAAGCAGACGACGAGGAGGTGAGCCGTGGCTAG
- the rodA gene encoding rod shape-determining protein RodA: MASRDYMHRLPDSHGGLSRPASLSRRWHIDVPLLLLLMLLSGVGLTVLYSAAGGEVHYVRRQAVFLALAFVVMFVAAQVPLDMYRRWSPWLYAGGCGLLVAVLFMGVGAKGAQRWLEIAGFRFQPSEALKLAVPLSVAAFLHSRPMPPSFLTVLGALAIVAVPAVLIVRQPDLGTAILIAASGLFALYLAGLSWKMIGGALVALVAAAWPMWEWGLRDYQRQRILTLFNPDADRLGAGWNIFQSKAAIGSGGLYGKGYMQGTQSQLDFLPESHTDFIIAVLGEEWGLRGALLLLALYLLIVARGIYISFMAQDVFGRLLAGSITLTFFVYVFVNIGMVTGLLPVVGVPLPLVSHGGTSAVTLMAGFGILMAIGTERRRVSF, encoded by the coding sequence GTGGCTAGTCGCGATTACATGCACCGGCTGCCGGATTCCCACGGCGGTCTCTCCCGTCCGGCGAGCCTGTCGCGCCGCTGGCATATCGATGTGCCCCTGCTGCTGCTGTTGATGCTGCTCTCCGGCGTGGGCCTGACAGTGCTGTACAGCGCCGCCGGCGGCGAAGTGCACTACGTGCGCCGCCAGGCGGTGTTCCTGGCGCTGGCTTTCGTGGTGATGTTCGTCGCCGCCCAGGTGCCGCTGGATATGTACCGGCGTTGGTCGCCCTGGCTCTATGCGGGCGGTTGCGGTCTGCTGGTGGCGGTGTTGTTTATGGGAGTGGGGGCCAAGGGCGCGCAGCGCTGGTTGGAGATCGCTGGATTCCGCTTTCAGCCCTCAGAGGCGCTGAAACTGGCGGTTCCCCTGTCTGTGGCCGCCTTTCTGCACAGCAGGCCCATGCCGCCGTCTTTTCTCACCGTACTGGGGGCGCTGGCCATTGTCGCAGTGCCGGCGGTGCTGATTGTCCGCCAGCCGGACCTGGGGACCGCCATTTTGATCGCCGCCTCCGGCCTGTTCGCGCTCTATCTGGCGGGACTCAGTTGGAAGATGATCGGCGGCGCACTGGTGGCGCTGGTCGCAGCTGCCTGGCCCATGTGGGAGTGGGGGCTGCGGGATTACCAGCGCCAGCGCATTCTCACCCTGTTCAATCCAGATGCCGATCGCCTTGGCGCCGGCTGGAATATCTTCCAGTCCAAGGCGGCGATCGGCTCCGGAGGGCTGTATGGCAAGGGTTACATGCAGGGCACCCAGTCGCAGCTGGACTTTTTGCCGGAGAGCCACACGGATTTTATTATCGCAGTGCTGGGAGAGGAGTGGGGGCTGCGCGGTGCGCTGCTTCTGTTGGCGCTGTATCTGCTGATCGTTGCCCGGGGCATCTATATTAGCTTTATGGCCCAGGATGTCTTCGGCCGTCTCTTGGCGGGGAGTATAACCCTCACTTTCTTTGTCTATGTATTTGTGAATATCGGCATGGTCACCGGCTTGCTGCCGGTGGTCGGCGTGCCCCTGCCCCTGGTGAGCCACGGCGGCACCTCGGCGGTCACCTTGATGGCGGGCTTTGGTATTCTGATGGCCATTGGCACAGAGAGGCGCAGGGTGTCGTTTTAG
- the mltB gene encoding lytic murein transglycosylase B, with amino-acid sequence MKWTTGLLAGMGLILAACAQEPGHGDNPSAREFVDYMVAEHEFDREELIELMREARLKESILKAIKRPAEKAKPWYEYRELFVTPQSIAGGVDFWDRNAKTLEKAEKKYGVPAEMIVAIIGIETRYGGNMGSYRVLDALATLAFNYPRRAPFFTKELENYLLLTREQGVDPTALVGSYAGAMGFGQFMPSSYRAFAVDFNGDGRVDIWTDTTDAIGSVANYFAEHGWKPGEPVTVLSQPRPNADMTLVNDSLDLNWTVGELAEKGFPTTAQVEADTAANVFSLQLKKGKQYWIGLNNFYVITRYNRSRLYAMAAYELGREIVKARGGKP; translated from the coding sequence TTGAAGTGGACCACAGGACTACTGGCCGGAATGGGGTTGATACTTGCGGCCTGCGCCCAGGAACCCGGTCACGGCGATAACCCGAGCGCCAGGGAATTCGTGGATTACATGGTGGCCGAGCACGAGTTCGATCGCGAGGAACTTATCGAGCTGATGCGCGAGGCCCGGTTGAAAGAGTCCATTCTCAAGGCCATCAAGCGCCCGGCGGAAAAGGCCAAGCCCTGGTACGAATACCGCGAACTGTTCGTCACCCCCCAGAGCATCGCCGGTGGGGTGGATTTCTGGGACAGGAACGCCAAGACGCTGGAAAAAGCCGAGAAGAAATACGGCGTGCCGGCGGAGATGATCGTCGCCATTATCGGTATCGAAACCCGCTATGGCGGCAACATGGGCAGCTACCGAGTGCTGGACGCCCTGGCCACCCTGGCCTTCAACTATCCCCGCCGCGCCCCGTTCTTCACCAAAGAGCTGGAAAACTACCTTCTGCTCACCCGTGAACAGGGGGTGGACCCCACTGCGCTCGTGGGTTCCTATGCCGGTGCCATGGGGTTCGGCCAGTTTATGCCCTCCAGCTACCGCGCCTTCGCGGTGGACTTCAATGGTGACGGCCGGGTGGATATCTGGACAGACACCACTGATGCCATCGGCAGTGTGGCCAACTATTTTGCCGAGCACGGCTGGAAGCCCGGGGAGCCGGTCACTGTATTGAGCCAGCCGCGTCCCAACGCCGACATGACCCTCGTGAACGACTCCCTGGACCTGAACTGGACCGTGGGCGAACTGGCGGAAAAAGGCTTTCCCACCACCGCCCAGGTGGAGGCGGACACGGCCGCCAATGTTTTCTCTCTGCAGTTGAAGAAAGGCAAGCAGTACTGGATCGGCCTGAACAACTTCTATGTGATCACCCGCTACAACCGCAGTCGCCTCTATGCCATGGCGGCTTATGAATTGGGCCGGGAGATCGTCAAGGCCCGCGGCGGCAAGCCGTAA
- a CDS encoding septal ring lytic transglycosylase RlpA family protein, translating to MYKNNARLGAGLILLLLAGCGGQQSKPAKPAGDMVRDSGPPVPVDMLAAPEPTPVREPVGVAGNKSPYVVNGVTYKVRNGAQGYREQGHASWYGTKFHGRRTANGEVYNMYAMSAAHKTLPLPSYAKVTNLENGRSVIVRINDRGPFVPGRIIDLSYTAAQKLGYINKGVTRVEVVALDPETLPTAGETLAVEKDVSAREALAEDASFKLPANTFLQVGAYGSPSQADKVRGRVSAVVDYPVSVSPVERAGKTLYRVRIGPISQQRALVALRESVEKNRLGQPQVVYD from the coding sequence ATGTACAAGAACAACGCCCGCCTGGGTGCGGGATTGATCCTTCTATTGCTTGCGGGTTGCGGTGGCCAGCAGAGCAAGCCCGCAAAACCCGCGGGGGATATGGTCAGAGATAGCGGCCCGCCGGTGCCGGTGGATATGCTGGCGGCACCGGAACCCACGCCGGTGCGCGAGCCGGTGGGTGTGGCCGGCAACAAATCCCCCTACGTCGTCAACGGGGTTACCTACAAGGTTCGCAACGGCGCCCAAGGCTATCGGGAGCAGGGGCACGCCTCCTGGTACGGTACCAAGTTCCACGGCAGGCGCACTGCCAATGGCGAGGTCTACAATATGTATGCCATGTCCGCCGCGCACAAAACTCTTCCGCTGCCCAGCTACGCCAAGGTCACCAACCTGGAAAACGGCCGCAGCGTGATCGTGCGGATTAACGATCGCGGCCCATTCGTCCCGGGCCGCATTATCGATTTGAGTTACACTGCCGCGCAGAAACTCGGCTACATCAACAAGGGTGTGACCCGGGTGGAAGTGGTGGCGCTGGACCCGGAGACACTGCCGACGGCGGGAGAAACGCTGGCGGTGGAAAAAGACGTTTCCGCGCGGGAAGCCCTGGCGGAAGATGCCAGCTTCAAGCTGCCCGCGAATACCTTCCTGCAGGTGGGTGCCTACGGCAGCCCTTCCCAGGCAGACAAGGTGCGCGGGCGGGTATCGGCTGTTGTCGACTATCCTGTATCGGTCAGTCCCGTTGAGCGCGCGGGCAAAACGCTCTACCGTGTACGCATCGGGCCCATCTCCCAGCAGCGGGCGCTGGTGGCGCTGCGGGAATCGGTGGAAAAGAACCGGCTCGGCCAGCCTCAGGTGGTTTACGACTAG
- a CDS encoding D-alanyl-D-alanine carboxypeptidase family protein: MIKRLIACTLLFICAALAQAEQSLIPAPPQLAATAYILVDAHTGQVLVEHDADKQVPPASLTKMMTAYIVSEEIEKGSIKETDQVRISEKAWRKGGSKMFVKVGNKVPVIDLLRGVIVQSGNDASIALAEHVSGSEEVFAEVMNQQAELLGMRDTHFVNATGWPAEGHLTTARDLATLARAVIADHPQHYDIYSEKYFSYAGINQPNRNRLLWRDPSVDGLKTGHTEAAGYCLVASAVKRGMRLIAVVLGTDSDEKRAAETQKLLAYGFRYFQTHKVYSKDDILQTERVWGGKSAQVGISVQEDVFVTIPRGGEENIKADLIIDGELEAPLEKGQPVGKVVVTLDGETVADIPAVAAEEVEKAGFFKRIWDSIKRFVMGLFS, encoded by the coding sequence ATGATCAAACGCCTTATCGCCTGCACCCTCCTGTTTATCTGCGCCGCACTGGCCCAGGCTGAACAGTCGCTGATTCCCGCGCCACCACAGCTGGCCGCCACCGCCTATATATTGGTCGACGCGCACACCGGACAAGTGCTGGTGGAGCACGACGCCGACAAGCAGGTCCCCCCGGCCAGCCTGACCAAAATGATGACCGCCTACATAGTGTCGGAAGAGATCGAGAAGGGCAGTATCAAAGAGACCGACCAGGTGCGCATCTCCGAAAAGGCCTGGCGCAAGGGCGGCTCCAAGATGTTTGTCAAAGTTGGAAACAAGGTGCCGGTCATCGACCTGCTGCGCGGCGTGATCGTGCAGTCCGGCAACGACGCCAGCATCGCCCTGGCGGAGCATGTCTCCGGCAGTGAGGAAGTGTTCGCCGAGGTGATGAACCAGCAGGCGGAACTGCTGGGTATGCGCGACACCCATTTCGTCAACGCCACCGGCTGGCCGGCGGAGGGACATCTCACCACCGCCCGCGACCTGGCCACCCTGGCCCGGGCGGTGATTGCCGATCATCCCCAGCACTACGACATCTACTCGGAGAAGTATTTCAGCTACGCCGGGATCAACCAGCCCAACCGCAACAGGCTGTTGTGGCGGGATCCCTCGGTGGATGGCCTCAAGACTGGCCACACGGAGGCGGCGGGCTACTGCCTGGTGGCCTCCGCGGTGAAGCGCGGCATGCGCCTTATCGCCGTAGTGCTGGGCACCGACAGCGATGAGAAGCGCGCGGCTGAGACCCAGAAGCTTCTCGCCTACGGTTTCCGTTACTTCCAGACCCACAAGGTGTACAGCAAGGACGACATACTGCAGACCGAGCGCGTCTGGGGCGGCAAGTCCGCCCAGGTGGGTATCTCGGTCCAGGAAGACGTCTTCGTCACCATCCCCCGTGGCGGCGAGGAGAACATCAAGGCCGACCTGATCATCGACGGCGAGCTGGAAGCGCCGCTGGAGAAGGGCCAGCCGGTGGGCAAGGTCGTGGTCACCCTGGACGGCGAAACCGTGGCCGACATACCCGCGGTGGCCGCCGAGGAAGTGGAAAAGGCCGGCTTCTTCAAGCGTATCTGGGATTCGATCAAGCGTTTCGTGATGGGCCTCTTTAGTTGA
- a CDS encoding DUF493 family protein, with translation MSEDSKDPQVPPKIEFPCEDYPVKVVRDSDDQVHEFVLEVMRRHAPDLDEERITLRESRNGRFTSVTFFIVATGEPQLQALFEELKAHPSVHMVL, from the coding sequence ATGAGCGAAGATTCCAAAGATCCCCAAGTGCCCCCCAAAATCGAATTCCCCTGCGAGGACTACCCCGTCAAGGTCGTGCGCGATTCCGATGACCAGGTGCACGAATTCGTTCTGGAAGTGATGCGCCGCCACGCGCCGGATCTGGACGAGGAGCGCATCACCCTGCGCGAGAGCCGCAACGGCAGGTTTACCTCCGTGACCTTCTTTATCGTCGCCACAGGCGAGCCGCAGCTGCAGGCACTGTTCGAGGAACTGAAGGCTCACCCGTCCGTGCATATGGTGCTCTGA
- the lipB gene encoding lipoyl(octanoyl) transferase LipB, with product MTTVRELGRRGYETVWRAMSHYTDTRDADSPDEIWCVEHEPVFTQGQAGRAEHLLNPGDIPVVQVDRGGQVTYHGPGQLVVYPLLDLKRAKVGVRELVTALESATVAMLAEFGIRAAPRADAPGVYLSEGPRAGNKVASIGLRVRRGCSFHGIAINIDMDLAPFLRINPCGYAGLQMVQVAELVQPVPGWRAVAEIYVRELLGTLNLSEAHWETADESIFTACSAAKETSNG from the coding sequence ATGACCACCGTAAGAGAGCTGGGCAGGCGCGGCTATGAGACCGTGTGGCGCGCCATGTCCCACTATACCGATACCCGCGATGCCGACAGCCCGGACGAGATCTGGTGTGTGGAGCACGAGCCGGTGTTCACCCAGGGGCAGGCGGGCAGGGCGGAGCACCTGCTGAATCCCGGCGATATCCCGGTAGTGCAGGTGGATCGCGGCGGGCAGGTGACCTACCACGGCCCCGGTCAACTGGTGGTCTATCCGCTGCTGGATCTTAAGCGCGCCAAAGTGGGTGTGCGCGAGCTGGTTACCGCTCTGGAGAGCGCCACAGTAGCCATGCTGGCGGAGTTCGGCATTCGGGCCGCGCCCCGCGCCGATGCACCGGGCGTCTACCTGAGCGAAGGCCCCCGTGCCGGCAACAAGGTCGCCTCCATCGGCTTGCGCGTGCGCCGCGGTTGCAGCTTTCACGGCATCGCCATCAATATCGATATGGACCTGGCGCCCTTCCTGCGCATCAACCCCTGCGGCTACGCGGGCCTGCAGATGGTGCAGGTGGCGGAGCTGGTCCAACCGGTGCCCGGCTGGCGGGCGGTGGCGGAAATCTATGTGCGCGAATTACTGGGCACCTTGAACTTGTCCGAGGCCCACTGGGAAACGGCGGACGAAAGCATTTTTACGGCGTGCAGCGCCGCAAAGGAAACGAGCAATGGCTGA
- the lipA gene encoding lipoyl synthase: MAERPDLVPVKRTRRLQQGEKLRDGDKVERIPVKVIASDNLLRKPDWIRVKVPASKEVDRIKSILRSQKLATVCEEASCPNLGECFSGGTATFMIMGEICTRRCPFCDVGHGKPLPLDPEEPQHLAEAISAMGLRYVVITSVDRDDLRDGGAQHFAECIKRSREMSPNLQVEILTPDFRGRMDVALDILEAEAPDVFNHNLETVPRLYRESRPGANYKWSLKLLQEYKKRRPDVLTKSGLMVGLGEEKEEIFAVLDDMRAHDIDMLTIGQYLQPSKEHLPVQRYVHPDEFEEYRRYAEQIGFKHAACGPLVRSSYHADKQAHGEKVS; this comes from the coding sequence ATGGCTGAGAGACCCGATCTGGTACCGGTAAAACGCACGCGCCGCTTACAGCAGGGCGAAAAATTGCGCGACGGCGATAAAGTTGAACGCATCCCGGTCAAGGTGATCGCCAGCGACAACCTGCTGCGCAAGCCGGACTGGATTCGCGTGAAAGTGCCCGCCTCCAAGGAGGTGGACCGTATCAAGAGCATTTTGCGCTCGCAGAAACTCGCCACCGTGTGCGAGGAGGCCAGCTGCCCGAACCTGGGTGAGTGTTTCAGCGGCGGCACCGCGACGTTCATGATCATGGGCGAGATCTGCACCCGCCGCTGCCCCTTCTGCGACGTCGGCCACGGCAAACCCCTGCCACTCGATCCGGAAGAGCCCCAACATTTGGCCGAGGCCATCTCCGCCATGGGCCTGCGCTACGTGGTGATCACCTCCGTGGATCGGGACGACCTGCGCGACGGCGGCGCCCAGCACTTCGCCGAGTGTATCAAGCGTTCCCGCGAAATGTCCCCGAACCTGCAGGTGGAAATTCTCACCCCGGATTTCCGCGGGCGTATGGACGTGGCCCTGGATATTCTCGAAGCCGAGGCCCCGGACGTGTTCAACCACAACCTGGAAACCGTCCCCCGCCTGTACCGCGAATCCCGCCCCGGTGCCAACTACAAGTGGTCGCTGAAACTGCTGCAGGAATACAAGAAGCGCCGCCCGGACGTGCTCACCAAATCCGGCCTGATGGTGGGCCTGGGCGAAGAGAAGGAGGAGATCTTCGCCGTGCTGGACGATATGCGCGCGCACGATATCGACATGCTCACCATCGGCCAGTACCTGCAACCGAGCAAGGAACACCTGCCGGTGCAGCGCTACGTGCACCCGGACGAATTCGAAGAGTACCGCCGCTACGCCGAACAGATCGGCTTCAAACACGCCGCCTGTGGGCCGCTGGTACGCTCTTCTTATCATGCCGACAAGCAGGCGCACGGAGAAAAGGTCAGTTGA
- a CDS encoding DUF6152 family protein, producing MTVGNRPGSLALIIGALLVWSSVSPAHHGWGWATDEEFEITGTITDVRLGNPHGEVTIEVDGSEWVIEVGQPWRNKRAGLKDELLSVGREITVHGHRSARKGQRLVKAERVVIDGEDYNLYPGRDS from the coding sequence ATGACTGTTGGCAACCGACCCGGATCACTGGCGCTGATCATTGGCGCCCTGCTGGTGTGGTCCAGCGTGTCCCCGGCCCATCACGGCTGGGGCTGGGCCACGGATGAAGAGTTTGAAATCACCGGTACCATTACCGACGTACGCCTGGGAAATCCCCACGGCGAAGTGACCATTGAGGTGGATGGCTCGGAGTGGGTGATTGAAGTCGGGCAGCCGTGGCGTAACAAGCGGGCGGGGTTGAAGGACGAACTGCTCAGCGTAGGCCGCGAGATCACCGTACATGGGCATCGCTCCGCCCGGAAGGGCCAGCGCCTGGTGAAGGCGGAGCGCGTGGTGATCGATGGCGAGGATTACAACCTCTACCCGGGACGTGACTCCTGA